In the Rutidosis leptorrhynchoides isolate AG116_Rl617_1_P2 unplaced genomic scaffold, CSIRO_AGI_Rlap_v1 contig296, whole genome shotgun sequence genome, one interval contains:
- the LOC139882646 gene encoding uncharacterized protein produces MEKEVASSSSTINTIDYLDLQEEKDNFKRDILVSKNIIKKIKKEELNLRECQDIRTPLRNLFSRKNILYFGKITAEYPIEISTATGETSIPIISGDEIKEKIKQLNIKQADKDKIGYIHISTVQILIKSTFMEGIDSPIRLAICDDRIQHPRDRIIGIVNGNLAYTKLKFNVSLQLGIPLCTENLDRSLILAYKFYRNNLMAKEDYPFTITYEIGYALSNSHHSIQFKDNDRIYLEDLFGVTAKVGTIKTTPISSVPRIDNIITKERIFRRPSMRLIRDNTNYIVEEESSSSKDKDIQKELSKLNNHLLTIESKLEQTL; encoded by the coding sequence ATGGAAAAGGAAGTAGCTTCGTCCTCATCAACAATTAATACTATAGACTATTTAGATCTTCAAGAAGAAAAAGACAATTTCAAAAGAGATATCTTAGTTAGTAAAAAtataatcaaaaagattaaaaaagaAGAATTAAATCTTAGGGAATGCCAAGATATAAGGACTCCATTAAGAAATCTCTTTAGTAGAAAAAATATACTTTATTTTGGAAAAATTACTGCAGAATATCCAATAGAAATCTCTACTGCTACTGGAGAAACTAGTATACCCATTATAAGTGGTGatgaaataaaagaaaaaattAAACAGCTAAATATAAAACAAGCAGATAAAGATAAAATAGGTTATATTCATATATCGACTGTTCAAATATTGATTAAATCAACATTTATGGAAGGAATAGATTCGCCTATAAGATTAGCAATATGTGATGATAGAATTCAACACCCACGAGATAGAATAATAGGAATAGTAAATGGTAATTTAGCATACACAAAACTAAAGTTTAATGTATCATTACAATTAGGAATACCCTTATGCACAGAAAATTTAGATAGATCATTAATATTAGCATACAAATTCTATAGAAATAACTTAATGGCAAAAGAGGATTATCCTTTCACAATAACTTATGAAATAGGTTATGCCTTATCTAATAGCCACCATAGCATACAATTTAAAGATAATGATAGAATTTATCTAGAAGATTTATTTGGTGTTACAGCCAAAGTAGGAACAATAAAAACGACACCGATAAGTTCGGTACCTAGAATAGATAATATAATAACAAAAGAACGAATATTTCGCAGGCCAAGTATGAGATTAATTAGAGATAATACTAATTACATAGTAGAGGAAGAATCATCGTCTTCTAAAGATAAGGATATACAAaaagaattatcaaaattgaataatcATCTACTGACAATAGAATCTAAGTTAGAACAAACACTATAA